The Trachemys scripta elegans isolate TJP31775 chromosome 6, CAS_Tse_1.0, whole genome shotgun sequence genome includes a window with the following:
- the LOC117878909 gene encoding terminal uridylyltransferase 7-like isoform X1: protein MQAIGIAIENVVQEFGLSNEDLEQRLKIKTAMEDLLHQKLPDCSLRLYGSSCSRFGFKTSDVNIDVQFPANMAQPDVLLLVQESLKNSGKKYLFTAFSFIS, encoded by the exons ATGCAAGCTATTGGTATTGCCATTGAAAACGTAGTGCAAGAGTTTGGCTTAAGTAATGAGGATTTGGAACAAAGGCTCAAAATTAAAACAGCGATGGAAGATTTATTGCACCAAAAATTGCCAG ATTGCTCGCTAAGGCTGTACGGCTCCTCCTGTAGCAGATTTGGTTTCAAAACTTCTGATGTAAACATTGATGTCCAGTTTCCAGCCAAT atggctCAACCAGATGTTCTCTTACTTGTACAAGAAAGTCTGAAGAATAGTGGTAAGAAATACTTGTTCACTGCTTTCAGTTTCATTTCATAA
- the LOC117878909 gene encoding terminal uridylyltransferase 7-like isoform X2 has product MQAIGIAIENVVQEFGLSNEDLEQRLKIKTAMEDLLHQKLPDCSLRLYGSSCSRFGFKTSDVNIDVQFPANMAQPDVLLLVQESLKNSGV; this is encoded by the exons ATGCAAGCTATTGGTATTGCCATTGAAAACGTAGTGCAAGAGTTTGGCTTAAGTAATGAGGATTTGGAACAAAGGCTCAAAATTAAAACAGCGATGGAAGATTTATTGCACCAAAAATTGCCAG ATTGCTCGCTAAGGCTGTACGGCTCCTCCTGTAGCAGATTTGGTTTCAAAACTTCTGATGTAAACATTGATGTCCAGTTTCCAGCCAAT atggctCAACCAGATGTTCTCTTACTTGTACAAGAAAGTCTGAAGAATAGTG